The DNA window TTATGAGCTTGTCTAAACGGTTGTCGATTAGGTTGTCAATTAGGTTGTCATTTGTAAAAGACGGGCAGTTTATTATGTTCTTCTATTTAGAGAATCTTTTTACCCAAGAGACGGAAAAGCGCATTGAACGCATTGCTGCATGGGAAAATATAGATTTAAGATAAAACGGTTTAACCAAGAAGAAGATTCATCTCCTCGATGGGAAGAATTCGCTCTTAATATGGAACCTGCTGAAAGGGTTCTGGATGGTCTGATAAAGATCAAGGACAAACTTGACGGCTCACTTACTTTCAGGCATTCATGCGAACATGGCATCTGTGGCTCATGCGCCATGAAGATAAATGGCGAGAACAGGCTTTCCTGTCAGACCCTGATAAAGGATGTGCCTCAGAGGATTGTGATTGAGCCTCTGCCTGCATTTAAGGTTATTAAAGACGTGGTAACTGACATGGAGATTTTCTTCAATGCAACAGACAATGTCAGCCCATACCTGATAAACCCTGAAGAGCCACCTGGGAGGGAAAGACTTCAAAGCCCTGATGAGCATGAGAAAATCCTTGAATCTGTAACCTGCATCATGTGCGGATGCTGCACATCAGCATGTCCGTCTTACTGGGCAGATAAGTCATACTTAGGCCCTTCAACCCTTCTCAAGGCCTACAGATTTGCCTTTGACTCACGGGACAGGGCTATGAATGAAAGGCTTGATGCTATTGATAATCCCCATGGACTGTGGCGCTGCCATAATATATTTAATTGCGTTGAGGTCTGTCCTAAGGAGATAAATGTAACATGGCATATATCACAGTTGAAAAAAAAGGCAGTAGCCAGAAAACTCCCCTACTCAAGAAAGAAATAAATGGTTCTTTCGCAAAAAAGTTGAAAAAACGTATAAATAACCACAGAGGCACTGAGAATATGTTTCTTTTTAAAACCACAAAGAACACGAAGTTCACGAAGAGATAATAAATTAAAAACTTAGTGTTCTTCGTGCTCTTCGTGGTGTCATATTTTAGTTTTTTCTCTGTGTCTCAGTGTCTCTGTGGTTTTTGTTCCTGGACTACTCAACTGCGATAAATGTCTCTGTCCTGGATATTCCTTTAAGTCCCCTGATGTCTTTCAGGATTTTTTTGAAAATGGAGTCAAGGTCTTTGCTCTCAATTACTGCTATTACATCATAGACGCCTGTGATGAGGTCTGCCCCGCTCACGCCTTTAATGGCCCTTAATTTATCCCTTATGTCCCTTTCCTTGCCTGGCATTGTATTAGCCAGCAGATATACCTTTGCCATAGACACCTCCTTTAAGAAAAACTTACCACATCTAACATAAATTTCAAGATTAAACCACTACCCAAATCCCGATTTAGAAAATGCCTTTTTCTTATAACTCCCCTCACCCTCACCCTCTCCCATCCCCGGCCTCGCTCCGCGAAGCGGGGCGGGCAAGGGAGAGGGAATTTTAAGGAAATTCTATCTCTGTTTTTAGGCACTACCGTATATAAAACAGGCCTATTGCATAGATGAAATGGCCTGTGATTGTAAGGCTATCTTTATCATAGTCTTCTGGCAGGGGCCAGAAGGGCTCTGCATTTTTAAGTGCCTTTATTGCAGCCTCGTCGAGGTCTTTATGCCCTGAGGTGCGGACCAGCTCTGCATCGCCAAGTCTGCCATTTTTTAGTATGGTGAATCTTATATAGAGGTCGCCGTAAATGCCTTTCCGTGCTGCCTCTGGAGGATACTGCCATACGCTTTCAATCCTTTCCTTCAGCCTTCTCATATAGCCCATGTACTGGAATTCGGATGTATCGAAGGATACGCCCCTGTCTGTAGCGCTCTCCTTTTTGGCAAATTTCTCAACTGTCTCTTTATCAAAAAGTGGAAATCTTTTTGTCGGCCCGGGTGAGGGTTTAGCCTTTGGAATATCCCCGCTTTTACTGTCATCCGAGGAGGGCGCTTTCCCCCGGCTGAGCGTTGTACCGCCAGATGCTTCAGGTGTTTTTGTGTCTGTGCCCTCTCCATGCAGCCTCTTTGGAGCGATACCTTTTGAGATTGATGGCAGCTTCTCCGGTACAGGTTTAGATGGCTTTGCCGGTCTGTCCGGAGATGCGGGTGTAACAGGCCTGATATCAAATGGGCCTACTATTTTTACATCAAATGGGGTGATTCTGCCTGGTCTGTTTAGATAAAACAGGGCAAATAAGACGAGTAGAATAAAGTGAATGGTCATGGATGTGGCTATGTAACGGTTCAGTCTCAATGTAAAAACCTTCTGAAGAAACCTATATAGCTTAAAAGCCCTGATGTGCCCAGGTCTTTTCCTAACCAGAGCCTCATAGAGGCCTTCTGTATGTCTTTTCTCCTGTGAAGTTCAACGAGGTGCTCTGCATTTTCATCATTTTTTAAGAAATGCTCTTTAAGCCTCTGCATGAGATAAAACCTTTTTGCGTATTTCCTCTTCCATGTTTTTTCATACATGATGGGCCTGCCTGCAATGATAGCCTCAGCAGCCATCTGGCCGCTCTTCATAGCGTAATATATGCCTTCGTAGCTAAGAGGCATTACAAGTCCGGCGGCGTCTCCTACAAAAAGGACATTTCCATAAACCAGAGATTCACGCCTTTTTAAAGGTATTCTGTACACCTTCCCATTGCCTGTCTCGTTTAATTCACGCCGCCTTTTAAAGTTTTCAATAAGGCCTTTTAAGGCCTGCCCATCTGTTGAGCCTGTTCCTATACTTATGTGCTCCTTTTTAGGAAAGACCCAGGAATAGAGGCCAGGGGCATGGGATGAGCCAAACCAGAACTCGCAGCAGATGTTACTTGCGGTGCCAATCGTCAGACTGGAGACTTCGATCTCTTCCATCATTGTATAAAGGCATGGAAGATGAGCAAGGTTTAAAGCACTTACGACTCTGGAATTTACTCCATCTGCTGCAATTAAAAAATCCGCTTTTAAAGTTTTTTCCTTCCCATCTTCAATTATAGTTATATTGAGGCTCCGGCCTTTTTCTTCTACTGAGGTTATTTCTGCCTCGATGAGATGCGCACCAGCCTTCTCTGCCATGTCTCTTAAGTTTCTGTCAAAGACCCCCCTCTCAACCATTAATAGTGAACTACCTTCAAGAGGTATATCAACCCTCAAGCCTTTTGGAGAAATGACCGAGATGGTTTTGACTTCCCTGTATGTTGCGCTAACAGGCAGGTTGAACTCTTCAAAAGCCCTCGATGGTATTCCGCCGCCGCATGGTTTTATCCTTTTGAAGTCCTTTTCCACGAGGTAGACGTTTATGCCAGAGGAGGCAAGGTTTTTTGCAGCAATAGAGCCTGAAGGCCCGCCACCTGCTACAACAACTGTACGCATTATTCTATACCGAAAAATGGATATACAACTGTACGCATTATTCTATACCGAAAAATGGATATACATGTAATTTATGATAAATTTTAAAGTTCTTATTTGTTTTTATCCTATATTAAAGCCTGGAGGGAAGGGGCAGTATATCCTTGCTCTTTTAGGTGTAGGGCCGCTATCCAGGAAGTAAGCAGATATCTTAAAGAAAAAGTTTGCGACACTCCCTGATAAGCTCCCATCTCTGTTTTCCCTCCAGGGCCTGGTCTGTTCAACATCGTTGATGGCTACGATAAGGTAAAGGTTATCCTGTTCCATTCCCTTTATGTCTTCAGGGCTTGGTATCGGTATTCCCTTGGTAGAGCCAAACTGGGTATGGGAGTGGAAGTCCCCTATAATCTGAAGCTTTTCAAACTTGGAAAGAATGGGCTCTATTTTTTTATGATTCCTGTGGTGGAATATTACGCCCTTTGGCTTTCTCTTGGCTGTCTGAAAACTGAAGGCATGCTCGATAATAAAACGGTCCTCGAGCCTGTAGCCGAGGAGATAGCCGAGGGACTCCCGCTTGAAGACCTCTGCGCAGCTTAAAAGGAGGTCCATAAAGGCGTTCTCAGAGAGATACACCTTCTTTGGCCGCCTTTTTCTGGCTATTGTTTCCTGTGCTCTGGCAATCTTACTGTCATTACCGGGCATGGCGCACCCCTGACCACCTTTTCGGCAGTACTTCCAAAAATAATTCTATCCAGACCGCTCCTGCCATGGGTTCCAATAACTATCATGTCTATATTTTTTTCTTTAGCAAATTTTATTATCTCATCGTGGGGGATACCCCTTGAGATAATCTTTTCTACATTCTTGAAACCCCTCGTTTCTTCCATGCAGCACTTTTCCATCTCTTTCTGTGCCCCTGCAGCCATATCTTTGTAAAGTTCTTCCATTGGTATATGTGGGACATACCAGCCTGTAGCCTTGGCAACATCATAGATAACATGCAGGATGTAGAGTTTTGCATTGTAATGTTTTGCAAGGTCAACAGCATATGGCAGCGCATTGTAGGAACCTTCTGAAAAATCTGTTGGGAAAAGTATTTTTTCAACTTTCATGACTTAAACCTCCCTTAAATATTTTGCACAGTCCTCAGGGGATGTGGGTAATACGTAAGAGCCGGAGCCCCATTCAAACCCGGCAGTTCTTGTCAGGCGGGGCATTATTTCTATATGCCAGTGAAAATCCTCTCCGAGGGTATGCCAGTGATCGCGCCTCGGGATGCGGCTCGGAGCAGTATGCAGCACTGAGTTGTAAGGTGGATCATCGAGGAGTTTTTTGAGTTTGCCGACAATTGTAATCAGAGTTATTGCAAGGTCTTCTTCCTCTTCCCTGTTTATGTCCTGAAAGGCACAATTATGCTTTTTCGGCAATATCCACATCTCAAAGGGGAATCTTGATGCAAATGGGCACAAGGCCACAAAGCTCCTGTTTTCGAGGATTATTCTATCACCCATCCTGACGTCTTCTCTTATGATATCGCAGAATATGCACCTGTCTTTGAAATTATAATAGAGTTTGGCGCCATCGAGTTCTTCCTTGACCCTGCTTGGAATAATGGGTGTTGCAACGAGCTGGGAATGGGGATGGCTAAAACGGGCGCCAGCCGCCTTCCCATGATTTTTAAAAATCAATATATATCTCAGCCTCGGGTCTTTTTCGAGGTCAAGGATTCTTTCTTTATACGTTGATATTACCATTACAATCTGTTCCATGCCTGCATCTTCAGGCGCTCTAAAGTGTTCCGGGGTCTCTATGATTATCTCGTTGGCTCCTATGCCATCCATTTTGTCATACATCCCGATGCCCTGCCTGTTTAAATCTCCCTCTATCTGGAGCAGTGGCTGGAAATCAGGAATGACCCTTGTAAGCCAGCCGGCTTTATCTGGCTTGGTTCCTGCCTTCCTTATGGCCCTTATTTCGTGCGGTGTATTCATTTCTTTTCCCTCGCATAAAGGGCATGTTGCAGGGTCATCCGGAGGCTCCTTTAAACTGGCGTACTCGGACGGCCTCTTAGACTCATTTTTAAAAACAATAACCCACTGGCCCAGGATAGGGTCTTTCCTCAATTCATGCATTGCGTTCATAGAGCAACCGCCGACCTTCAAGAGTTAAATCAGGCTTAATCTCTATTGCCCCCTCTATGTAAGGAGCTACAAGCCCAGCGAAACCACCAGTGGCAACTACTCTCAGGTCTTCCTTTAGCTCTTTTTTCACCTCTCTTATAATTTTTTCAGTGGCCCCGGCATGGCCTATGACCAGCCCTGATAAAATGTTGCTTGCAGTATCGTCCCCGATTACTTTTTCCGGCCTTTTTAGCTCTATCCTCGGCAGTTTTGATGTCTTTTCACAGAGGGCATCTGCTGAAATTCCAAGGCCAGGCATTATCAGGCCACCTGTGTATTCGCCTTTATCTATGATGGCGCTGAAAGTGGTGGCAGTGCCAAAGTCTATAACAAGCACAGGGCTATTGTAAAGATTATAGGCAGCAACTGCATTGGCAATCCTATCAGCGCCGAGGTCTT is part of the Nitrospirota bacterium genome and encodes:
- a CDS encoding type III pantothenate kinase, yielding MLLAIDIGNTNITIGAYSDGFKTTWRLNTRPLRSTDEYSLLLESFIFHSHLKKPEGAILSSVVPEITDAFTNAVRKSFSINSLIVSSRLNTGLKFNIKNPEDLGADRIANAVAAYNLYNSPVLVIDFGTATTFSAIIDKGEYTGGLIMPGLGISADALCEKTSKLPRIELKRPEKVIGDDTASNILSGLVIGHAGATEKIIREVKKELKEDLRVVATGGFAGLVAPYIEGAIEIKPDLTLEGRRLLYERNA
- a CDS encoding Lrp/AsnC ligand binding domain-containing protein, with the protein product MAKVYLLANTMPGKERDIRDKLRAIKGVSGADLITGVYDVIAVIESKDLDSIFKKILKDIRGLKGISRTETFIAVE
- a CDS encoding universal stress protein — encoded protein: MKVEKILFPTDFSEGSYNALPYAVDLAKHYNAKLYILHVIYDVAKATGWYVPHIPMEELYKDMAAGAQKEMEKCCMEETRGFKNVEKIISRGIPHDEIIKFAKEKNIDMIVIGTHGRSGLDRIIFGSTAEKVVRGAPCPVMTVRLPEHRKQ
- a CDS encoding energy transducer TonB, with protein sequence MRLNRYIATSMTIHFILLVLFALFYLNRPGRITPFDVKIVGPFDIRPVTPASPDRPAKPSKPVPEKLPSISKGIAPKRLHGEGTDTKTPEASGGTTLSRGKAPSSDDSKSGDIPKAKPSPGPTKRFPLFDKETVEKFAKKESATDRGVSFDTSEFQYMGYMRRLKERIESVWQYPPEAARKGIYGDLYIRFTILKNGRLGDAELVRTSGHKDLDEAAIKALKNAEPFWPLPEDYDKDSLTITGHFIYAIGLFYIR
- a CDS encoding geranylgeranyl reductase family protein, coding for MRTVVVAGGGPSGSIAAKNLASSGINVYLVEKDFKRIKPCGGGIPSRAFEEFNLPVSATYREVKTISVISPKGLRVDIPLEGSSLLMVERGVFDRNLRDMAEKAGAHLIEAEITSVEEKGRSLNITIIEDGKEKTLKADFLIAADGVNSRVVSALNLAHLPCLYTMMEEIEVSSLTIGTASNICCEFWFGSSHAPGLYSWVFPKKEHISIGTGSTDGQALKGLIENFKRRRELNETGNGKVYRIPLKRRESLVYGNVLFVGDAAGLVMPLSYEGIYYAMKSGQMAAEAIIAGRPIMYEKTWKRKYAKRFYLMQRLKEHFLKNDENAEHLVELHRRKDIQKASMRLWLGKDLGTSGLLSYIGFFRRFLH
- a CDS encoding succinate dehydrogenase iron-sulfur subunit encodes the protein MGKYRFKIKRFNQEEDSSPRWEEFALNMEPAERVLDGLIKIKDKLDGSLTFRHSCEHGICGSCAMKINGENRLSCQTLIKDVPQRIVIEPLPAFKVIKDVVTDMEIFFNATDNVSPYLINPEEPPGRERLQSPDEHEKILESVTCIMCGCCTSACPSYWADKSYLGPSTLLKAYRFAFDSRDRAMNERLDAIDNPHGLWRCHNIFNCVEVCPKEINVTWHISQLKKKAVARKLPYSRKK
- the galT gene encoding galactose-1-phosphate uridylyltransferase, producing MHELRKDPILGQWVIVFKNESKRPSEYASLKEPPDDPATCPLCEGKEMNTPHEIRAIRKAGTKPDKAGWLTRVIPDFQPLLQIEGDLNRQGIGMYDKMDGIGANEIIIETPEHFRAPEDAGMEQIVMVISTYKERILDLEKDPRLRYILIFKNHGKAAGARFSHPHSQLVATPIIPSRVKEELDGAKLYYNFKDRCIFCDIIREDVRMGDRIILENRSFVALCPFASRFPFEMWILPKKHNCAFQDINREEEEDLAITLITIVGKLKKLLDDPPYNSVLHTAPSRIPRRDHWHTLGEDFHWHIEIMPRLTRTAGFEWGSGSYVLPTSPEDCAKYLREV